The nucleotide sequence TAGTCGCGCCGCTGTCGTCGCGACTGGCATGGGCCCGGCGATTACCGGTGCGTCTTGCGCCACGCTCTGTCGTCATCTTCCCGAGCGCCATCAGGGCTGGCATACGTCGTCCAAATAGCGGCGAACAAAACACAAGTCGTCGATATAGCCTCGCCGCATGACCTCGAGCGCCGAGCGGCCCTCGAAACCCGGTGCGGTATGGGGACGCTTGATCCAACGATCCGCCTGCGCCTCATCGGAAAACAGGCGGTGCAAGGTGGTGTCGATGCCAAGCAGGTAACGGACGCGGTAGATTTGATCGGGCGTAAGTTCAGCATCCACACCCTCGGAAGCGGCCAGTTGATCCCGCCAATGTTGGACCCGGGCCACCGGCAGTCCACCCAGCAGGGTGGCCAGTTCGTCGTCCGAGAGTTGCCATCGCCGGCTCATCCGAAACACGGCCTTGACCGCTGTGGCGGATTCTCGCCCGCGCTGTTCTTCTTCGTTCTCACGATC is from Salinisphaera sp. LB1 and encodes:
- a CDS encoding MbcA/ParS/Xre antitoxin family protein, with translation MARVQHWRDQLAASEGVDAELTPDQIYRVRYLLGIDTTLHRLFSDEAQADRWIKRPHTAPGFEGRSALEVMRRGYIDDLCFVRRYLDDVCQP